Proteins co-encoded in one Brassica rapa cultivar Chiifu-401-42 chromosome A02, CAAS_Brap_v3.01, whole genome shotgun sequence genomic window:
- the LOC103852457 gene encoding E3 ubiquitin-protein ligase ATL59, which produces MTSEYRPRIIVNGTRRTRTFHYFYCRHCSRTIRLQNYGLYGPLCPLCSREINLHDELDIMRLNRPYWDTDTDWITLHLVNSTRSNRFNHELVNTDDEFADVLPNERVGPPPASPSAIEAVNTVTVSEENLAKEMVCAICKEEFEVGEEGKELKCLHLYHPSCIVSWLNIHNTCPICRFEVNLGVSHCHVDGEESHNLGNGRSNRIRTRVCSLWPLRMMFDWVHNLLDVRITNT; this is translated from the exons ATGACATCTGAGTATCGTCCAAGAATTATTGTGAATggaacaagaagaacaagaacgTTCCATTACTTCTATTGCCGTCATTGCAGCCGCACTATTAGGCTCCAAAACTATGGTCTATATGGTCCTTTATGTCCTCTCTGTTCTAGAGAGATCAATCTCCACGATGAGCTTGACATTATGAGGCTAAACCGGCCTTATTGGGATACCGATACCGATTGGATCACTCTCCATCTTGTCAACTCAACGAGAAGCAACCGGTTCAATCATGAACTAGTTAATACCGATGATGAATTCGCTGATGTCTTGCCTAACGAACGTGTCGGTCCACCACCGGCCTCTCCATCCGCCATTGAGGCTGTAAATACGGTGACGGTCTCGGAAGAAAATTTGGCAAAAGAGATGGTTTGTGCGATATGCAAGGAGGAGTTTGAAGTTGGAGAGGAAGGAAAAGAGTTGAAATGTTTGCATTTGTACCATCCAAGCTGCATTGTGTCTTGGTTGAATATTCATAATACTTGTCCCATTTGTCGCTTTGAGGTTAACTTAGGCGTTTCCCATTGTCACGTTGATGGAGAAGAGTCTCACAACCTCGGCAATGGTCGATCAAATCGCATTCGAACTAGGGTTTGTTCTTTGTGGCCTCTCCGAATGATGTTTGATTGGGTACATAATCTCCTCG ATGTAAGAATAACAAACACTTGA
- the LOC103852459 gene encoding uncharacterized protein LOC103852459: MKTSHTAFLISILLLASFSSLTRGLLLNGLQIGAVRVNGVLFCSLDGNLRGNSPPLSGAIVQLSCAGSQTNLGQALTNPAGAFVVLVRILDTILFDPSSCFVRVNLPVATCSVFPPDGALTASINLVNIVQTAILNIANFTTGPFVSSVL, translated from the coding sequence atgaaGACATCCCACACTGCTTTCCTAATCTCCATCCTTCTCTTAGCTTCATTTTCATCCCTCACTCGCGGACTCTTACTTAACGGTCTCCAGATCGGTGCTGTCAGAGTTAACGGCGTCCTGTTCTGTTCCCTTGACGGCAACCTCAGGGGAAACAGTCCTCCGTTATCCGGAGCCATTGTCCAGCTATCGTGCGCCGGGTCTCAAACCAATCTTGGCCAAGCTTTGACTAATCCCGCCGGAGCCTTCGTTGTCTTGGTGAGGATTCTTGACACTATCCTCTTTGACCCTTCCTCATGCTTCGTCAGGGTTAATCTCCCTGTTGCCACGTGTTCAGTTTTCCCGCCGGACGGTGCCCTCACCGCCTCCATAAACCTAGTCAATATCGTTCAGACCGCTATTCTCAACATCGCCAACTTCACCACCGGCCCTTTCGTCAGCTCTGTCCTTTGA
- the LOC103852455 gene encoding WAT1-related protein At1g68170 isoform X2 — translation MATKICEMWREMKAITAMVVVQIATAVLNILFKLAVVDGMEPRVLVAYRLFFATLFMIPLSLIFQSAVLPSIFTITGLALTSATFASAAAVLTPLITFVLAAFLRMESVRFGTREGKAKVFGTLFGVGGALIFIFYRGKDIHMWSTHIDLMNKSHDFSRDASHHISILGALFVFGGNFSYAFWLLLQVKVGKQFGGAYWNATLMNLTGSVVAVIIVLCWNCDLKEWKLGWNIRLFTIAYASIVMSGMVIAVNAWCVESRGPLFVSVFSPVALVVVALVGSFILNETLHVGSIIGTVIIVGGLYLVLWGKNKEMKSITPTSDYIETNKTTSKDISLKNLPTLSTNVP, via the exons ATGGCTACGAAAATATGTGAAATGTGGAGAGAAATGAAGGCTATAACGGCAATGGTGGTGGTTCAAATAGCAACAGCAGTGTTGAATATTTTGTTCAAGCTTGCGGTGGTAGATGGTATGGAGCCAAGAGTTCTCGTGGCTTATCGTCTCTTCTTCGCTACACTTTTCATGATTCCCCTTTCTCTTATCTTTCAAAG TGCGGTGTTACCGAGTATCTTCACCATTACGGGCCTGGCTCTAACGTCAGCAACATTCGCTTCTGCTGCTGCCGTTCTCACTCCCTTGATCACTTTCGTATTGGCTGCATTTCTTAG GATGGAGAGTGTAAGGTTTGGAACAAGAGAAGGGAAGGCTAAAGTTTTTGGGACACTCTTTGGTGTTGGAGGAGCTCTTATCTTTATATTCTACAGAGGAAAAGATATTCATATGTGGTCAACGCACATTGACCTAATGAACAAATCACATGACTTCTCACGTGATGCCTCCCACCATATTTCTATCCTCGGggctctttttgtttttggtggCAACTTTTCCTATGCATTTTGGCTATTATTGCAG GTAAAAGTAGGCAAACAATTTGGAGGGGCTTACTGGAACGCGACGCTAATGAACCTGACGGGAAGCGTTGTGGCTGTTATTATTGTTCTTTGCTGGAATTGCGATTTGAAGGAATGGAAATTAGGATGGAATATCAGGCTCTTTACGATTGCGTATGCG TCAATTGTGATGTCCGGAATGGTGATAGCAGTCAACGCATGGTGCGTCGAATCTAGAGGACCATTATTTGTATCGGTATTTAGCCCTGTAGCACTTGTCGTCGTTGCTCTTGTTGGATCATTTATTCTAAACGAAACACTTCACGTGGGGAG CATAATTGGTACAGTGATTATTGTGGGAGGATTATACCTTGTGCTATGGGgtaaaaacaaagaaatgaaGAGTATCACTCCGACCTCGGATTATATTGAAACAAATAAGACTACTAGCAAAGACATCTCCCTTAAGAATCTCCCAACATTAAGTACAAATGTCCCTTGA
- the LOC103852455 gene encoding WAT1-related protein At1g68170 isoform X1 produces MATKICEMWREMKAITAMVVVQIATAVLNILFKLAVVDGMEPRVLVAYRLFFATLFMIPLSLIFQREKRPEFTWNLLLLALLSGLLGAVLPSIFTITGLALTSATFASAAAVLTPLITFVLAAFLRMESVRFGTREGKAKVFGTLFGVGGALIFIFYRGKDIHMWSTHIDLMNKSHDFSRDASHHISILGALFVFGGNFSYAFWLLLQVKVGKQFGGAYWNATLMNLTGSVVAVIIVLCWNCDLKEWKLGWNIRLFTIAYASIVMSGMVIAVNAWCVESRGPLFVSVFSPVALVVVALVGSFILNETLHVGSIIGTVIIVGGLYLVLWGKNKEMKSITPTSDYIETNKTTSKDISLKNLPTLSTNVP; encoded by the exons ATGGCTACGAAAATATGTGAAATGTGGAGAGAAATGAAGGCTATAACGGCAATGGTGGTGGTTCAAATAGCAACAGCAGTGTTGAATATTTTGTTCAAGCTTGCGGTGGTAGATGGTATGGAGCCAAGAGTTCTCGTGGCTTATCGTCTCTTCTTCGCTACACTTTTCATGATTCCCCTTTCTCTTATCTTTCAAAG GGAGAAGAGGCCAGAGTTTACATGGAATCTTCTCTTACTAGCACTTCTCTCGGGGCTACTGGG TGCGGTGTTACCGAGTATCTTCACCATTACGGGCCTGGCTCTAACGTCAGCAACATTCGCTTCTGCTGCTGCCGTTCTCACTCCCTTGATCACTTTCGTATTGGCTGCATTTCTTAG GATGGAGAGTGTAAGGTTTGGAACAAGAGAAGGGAAGGCTAAAGTTTTTGGGACACTCTTTGGTGTTGGAGGAGCTCTTATCTTTATATTCTACAGAGGAAAAGATATTCATATGTGGTCAACGCACATTGACCTAATGAACAAATCACATGACTTCTCACGTGATGCCTCCCACCATATTTCTATCCTCGGggctctttttgtttttggtggCAACTTTTCCTATGCATTTTGGCTATTATTGCAG GTAAAAGTAGGCAAACAATTTGGAGGGGCTTACTGGAACGCGACGCTAATGAACCTGACGGGAAGCGTTGTGGCTGTTATTATTGTTCTTTGCTGGAATTGCGATTTGAAGGAATGGAAATTAGGATGGAATATCAGGCTCTTTACGATTGCGTATGCG TCAATTGTGATGTCCGGAATGGTGATAGCAGTCAACGCATGGTGCGTCGAATCTAGAGGACCATTATTTGTATCGGTATTTAGCCCTGTAGCACTTGTCGTCGTTGCTCTTGTTGGATCATTTATTCTAAACGAAACACTTCACGTGGGGAG CATAATTGGTACAGTGATTATTGTGGGAGGATTATACCTTGTGCTATGGGgtaaaaacaaagaaatgaaGAGTATCACTCCGACCTCGGATTATATTGAAACAAATAAGACTACTAGCAAAGACATCTCCCTTAAGAATCTCCCAACATTAAGTACAAATGTCCCTTGA